ggccagttTAATAATTTTCACTTAGAAAATATGTATCTGTAAAACTTATTCTTATTTGCTGATAAAATGACAGTAGACAATATTCATACACACGTCTTACAACAAGTACATGCAACAGGTCTTACCCGTACCCCTCCCCTCCAAAGAGCGCCCTCTTCAATCAAGTAGTGGATAATTTATGCACACACTGACCGTCACTGTGTATACAAGATGGCTGCGCCCACTGGTGATAAATACTTGCCGTCTCAACAGCAACAACGTACACACGATTTGGAAAGACGAATGAAGGAATACGAGATACTGAAAGGAGAGCTGACGTCAGTAAAGAAAGGAAAAGTATGTTACGTAGAATAAATGGGAACGGACAGTCATGTACTTCGACCaatctatacatgtaatgatgtattatgtttgtatgtatgtatgtatgtatgtatgtatgtatgtatgtatgtatgtatgtatgtatgtatgtatgtacatgtatgttgtctgtatgtatgtatgtatgtatgtatgtatgtatgtatgtatggatggatggatggatggatgcatgcatgcatgcatgcatcaaagaaataaaaaaggTTGATTGAATGACACTGAACTTATGTCATCAGAAATTTCCTTCACGGTGTGGTGTGACACAACATGATGATGATACTGTGATAGTGGTTAAATTTAAAGCTTTCCAAAAAGGAAATTTGCTGgggaaaaaatatattattcaaaatTTGCTTTTGAGTTGCACTTTAAAAAAGATTTCAGTCATGgtggccaaaaaaaaaattgtcgttGAATCCAAATTCTCCACTCCCACCCCCTCTAGattcaaatggtttacccctaaccatacattttatttcacctTAGTAAGCCAACACAAGACATTTAATTCTATAGCTTCTCTGAGATTTCACTAATCTAAGACTATTTATGCTTTGTGTGCAGACAGTATATAAGAAACAACAGAACAGTAATGTGTTTTTCAAGAGTGACATCTCTGAAACTATGAAAGACTGTCAGAGTAAGTATTCATTTGCTGCAATTCATTGTATATAGTTATTTGTCAAACCTCCAGTTTTCCCCATCATGGTATATTCTGACTTGTTATTCACCATCTTATTGTTCGTCAGCTGTGAACAGTGGTGTGTGTGTCACTGCAGTATcacttatatacatgtacctccatacTGTTATAACAACAAATCAAAACCTCTCTGAAATGATTTATGGCTTAATTACCAGATGTGGCTGGCAAAACTAACGTTTTCCACACTCACTATTATCaatatcacaaatgtattctagttttaatttgatttgttgCTGTCTTCTCAGGAACGCTAGAGAGTCTGCAACAGGAGTACAGGGACATGTGTGAAGATTGAGGTTGTCGTAATATGTGTCTATGGTGACTTAAGTGATACTTCCAAATGGAACTAGTACTACTGATGCTGAATATTGCCATATTTCAGGGAGAAATTACCATCTCAAACAATGTCAGTGTAACTATCTTACGAGAAACAAGTACCATTTCCTGTGTCAGTAGACAGGAATTATCTCCTCGGTACATGCATAATTGCACTGGCAAATTTTTAAGAGAAGTAAATCATAAAATCTCCATGGTTGAACTAACAGAAACAGATGTGTGAACACATTATTTTATGTAAAGACTTACCTTGGCATAAACGCTGGTTATTACATTAGCACTGtattttgtgggttttttgaCATAATAGTACAGTGGTACAATAATCAGAAGTGAACTGAAAAAAGTGCAACTTTGTTTCATTGTTCATATTGTAAGTAATTTATTATGAAGACAATTGAGTACTGATGTGCCAAATATTAAGACTGAACCACCAGGCTTATGTTACTCATTTTAAACAGTTCTCAAATTTTGCAGCCTTGTCTTGGCAGTCAGATACATAAACCCTTCACTGAAATCACACACAATATGACAGACCGTGAAATACACAACTCACGTTATTGCCATGTACCATATAAATGTATtaagatgttattcccaatatttttctttattcagccaaggaaaatactcataacctaagggggctttgtcactacgagtcgctacaTTAGGCATTCAGTATTTTTTACTAAGACATACGATGTGAGTTGTGAATACCAAGAAAACAGTAGACAGgacaaaatttcaaagttttgttatttgaagtttacttatatatacatacttggTAATTCAAATACACCACTTGTCAAAATGAGTTAACCACTTTATTTAAtagaaaaatacaatatataaaagTTTTATCCCATACTACCATCAAGTCATTTAAGTAGGCAAAGATATTTCGTTCTTgagtattttaatattgttaCATCTCAATAAGTCTGCATAAAAAATTGCCCAAACAACCACCATTTGACTGTactcatatttgataaaattgtcAACTACTTTATCTCCCTTAAAATTATTCTGAATACTATACATCCCTGAAGTATGAAATTCTATTATTATTCCAGAAAATATTGTTCATGATTTTAATAGCGAAATAACTCAAGAGAaatgtagttactttggaacagtaagttagaaatgaatgaaaaattgcAATCAGTCTATAGTAGACACAGATGTCATACTAGtttctaatttaccattccaaagtattCCTCTGATAATCAAGGTGTTGTTTACTACTAAGatggacacaaactaaaactattattgcaacatgttgatgATACAACAGTGGTAAGTTATtaaatggatgttggtttaattatagtctcagtagggtggctctctgaaagctagttccataaacttgcagtgttctgttttgggacttccaatgtttgatcacagggtgattataaTCGTACAACAGAGCCACTGCtctcacccacttgtgtaatctaccactgTGACAATGAagaacaacagttttagtttgtgtctattatAATAAACAAAAACCTTGCTTCTGGGAATACCAGAGTCGTAACTACATTTGACTGTTTGGATGATTATTCTATCATGTTGATAGTCTCCTAACTGGTACTCCACAAGCAGTTTTTTTAAGCACAAGGAAGTGTACATAAAGGCGTCTGATTTTCAGtaaagaatgaaatatatttgcTAGCCAAACCTTGGATGACATCACCCTACTTCTTAATAAGTTATGACATCACCCTACTTCTTAATAAGTTATGTCTCaccatatattatacatgtactatcttTTCttcaaatgaataaaacatttctcAGAAGTATAGACTTCTCGtctgtattttttgaaaatcttcAAATCTGGATTGAAGAGTGTATGTAGTAAGTGAGGCAGGTTTCTAGTATCTGATTTAGCTATTTTGTCGTATAGTGTATTTCAAAGCATTGCTTATCCCATCATTCTGCAGTCTGTTTGCTGGGTATAAGCTCATCTCCTTTTTGAGGAGAGTCCAGAAGTACACGATGACTTGAGGTGGAGTcgtctgaatctgatgccaacaaCCTGCTTGTGTTATCTAGTGATCCTAATTCATAACCAGTTTCTGGTGGAGCGCAACACTGCAAACATAAAATGTGTCATACTTACTTTAAGCAAACATTTATTGAGCAAAACAATAATTCACTGTGAAATGATGGCGACATATTGACCTCTGTAATTGTGAGTGGTTTCATAGAACAAAGACCACAGTGTCAGACTGAGGCAGTTTTTACTCATAAATCATGGGTATAGTTAAGTGACAATCATTCCCCTCAGTAGCACATGCATAATCCTGTGTGTGTACAGAATAGATGACATAGTATTGGGGGATTGGCAAATTGGCAACAGGTACATTGAATTTGACAGAGCAgcgttttgaaaaaaaaaacacaccttAGTATGAGAAAATAGACTAATGTACTTACTGGTGGCCTTGGAAAACATCTTGACCCAAGAGAAACCATACATATCCATGCCTGTATCAATGCAATGACAATCTGTCAATTTGACATACATAGATCATGTGAACTAAAAGGAAGACACAACAGCTTACACGTAAAGACCAGAGTCTTGTAGAGATGCGCTGAACTTCTTGAACTGGTTAATTTCTTTGGTGAATTCATGTATATACAGTTACAtccaaaaatgaaatgaacagtCAGATGTAACTTACTAATATGCCTGAAACACATGTTCACAAAGAGACCTGGCATCTTTGCTGTGGGTCATCACTCaagactcctaagtgcttattccaTTATtcattcagtgtaaaacatctctatgaaggcacaagatcaacttgatgtttctctgaaatcacaagtaattgtagctTATGctacatcatgaaatgactctccagaacccatagttttaAGAAAATGCCTCTATTTCTTGGagtcgtgttcccctttaatcaTTCTAAAATTGCTCAATACACCTTTGTAAGTAGCTCAGAAACAGGCTGATACTTACCAAATAGCCAATGAATGATAGATAGAGTATTACAGCAATCGCTACACCTAAATAAATCGCCCAGTGATGTGGTATTACTCTTACAAACAGTGccacaaaatataaattaattccGATAACTGTCACTGCTAATAGACTGGCCACTATTTTTGATAGtctgaaaatatataaaagaaaACAGGTGAACTGTTGGTGAAATTTATATAGGATTATTAGTTTGTGTAGTCAACTAGACCAGCTGTCAAAATACTGTACATGGTTTAAGAACTCTAAATTTTGAGAAACACTttgtgagtgtacatgtatgtatcagttTTACAGCATAAACAGGCAATGTTTGCCAAAGACtataataacatatacatttacgaTCAAAGATGATCATATTActtgttaatgttgttgttttatttgacaGATAAcaacaattctcagtacctgaaaaaGAATATTACTCCCTAGgcatgtcataaaaataacgaacatttgatttcttgaattggtcgacaccataacttccgctccaagcacttcacatgcattactatggGTGCGTGTGAGAATAAGTTTACCCTTCTTgctctattttgaccctctagcatgaggtaaggctattgcaggtactgagaatttaCTTTTGAAAACAGTGACTTCATTACAATGTTGATGATTAACTAGTGATGGTCATTGAAAACTCACAAACTATGTGATCACAGTTACAACTCATCAAAAGTGGCTCCTGTCACACATCAATACTTACAGGCCATTTTTAAAGTCTCCCATTAAAGATCCTACACTTGTAAATGTTAATATCGGAATGAGGGCAAATGGAAGCTGTaacaaaacaacacagaaaTTATTAAATATCAACCACATATGTGTACCATCTACAACCTCATACATAGTTGCAAAGAGATGAAACAGTTCACCCACCTACACATTGGGTGAAAGTGACAGAGATATTATCTTCACAGCAACCAAATATTTTGcttttgaaattaaagtaaGGTCCAAGAATGAAGTTTCtaaattgtgattttaaatCACAATTTAGAAACTTCATTCTTGGACCTCCTTCCTTTAATTTCAAAAGCAATTAATATATTTGGTTGTTGTGATTTCCGACTCGGAATTGATGATACATGTATCTCACTcatcttgaataatcaaggcTACGAAATCTATCTCTCTGTCAAAACGCCTGTTTCTTACACAGCCCTCAAATGGTCTACCTGGTTGGCTGCTATTGACAACTCAATGCCCAATATGAAGCATTGTTGTTTACTGGAGAGAGGTAGCAAATTGACTTTCTGCTACCTGTAGTGCATATCACAAACACATCCTGTacactgaaaatattttgaaagctTTGCTTTTGAAGATGAGTCAACCTCTTTATGTTGAGTACCTTTCAGCAACTTCAAAGTTAAATTTGGCAATGGAGTCAACATTGATAGAATAAAGAGGAACtttgtgattggtcaatttgcTGCTAGATAATGAAAGTTTGTAATCACTTCAGGATGATCTAAGATACACAAGCTTCAATGACTTTCCTTTAGTTGACAGAGAGATAGATATCA
This region of Glandiceps talaboti chromosome 4, keGlaTala1.1, whole genome shotgun sequence genomic DNA includes:
- the LOC144434583 gene encoding ASNSD1 upstream open reading frame protein-like yields the protein MAAPTGDKYLPSQQQQRTHDLERRMKEYEILKGELTSVKKGKTVYKKQQNSNVFFKSDISETMKDCQRTLESLQQEYRDMCED